In Dama dama isolate Ldn47 chromosome 9, ASM3311817v1, whole genome shotgun sequence, the following proteins share a genomic window:
- the LOC133061616 gene encoding olfactory receptor 7A17-like has translation MKMRCAEPKEPELQSPSLTIQEEFEVTPSDLPLRVPNQLSHQSYGPSNNTQISEFLLLGLSKEPELQPLIFGLFLSMYLITVFGNLLIILAVSSDSHLHTPMYFFLSNLSFADICFTSTTIPKMLWNIQAHSKVITYEGCIIQMYFFLLFGGLDVFLLTMMAYDRYVAVCHPLHYMIIMSPRLCGLLVLSSFVMSFLYSLMQSLMVEQLSFCTKRAIPHFFCEANLMIQLACSDTFICDLVVYFVSAVLGGGSLAAILYSYSKIMSCINGISSAQGKYKAFSTCASHLSVVSLFSCSVLGVYLTSADTHSSHSSVIASVMYSVVTPMLNPFMYSLRNKDIKKALKIIGK, from the exons ATGAAAATGAGGTGTGCAGAGCCCAAG GAGCCAGAGCTTCAGTCTCCATCATTAACCATCCAGGAGGAGTTTGAAGTTACCCCCAGTGACCTTCCTCTCAGAGTTCCCAACCAG ttGTCACATCAATCTTATGGACCTAGTAATAATACACAGATTTCAGAATTTCTACTTCTGGGATTATCAAAGGAACCAGAACTGCAGCCCCTCATCTTTGGGCTTTTCCTCTCCATGTACCTGATCACTGTGTTTGGAAACCTGCTCATCATCCTGGCTGTCAGCTCagactcccacctccacacccccatgtacttcttcctctccaacctgtccTTTGCAGACATCTGTTTCACCTCTACCACCATCCCAAAGATGCTGTGGAACATCCAGGCTCACAGCAAAGTCATAACCTACGAAGGCTGCATCATCCAGATGTATTTTTTCTTACTGTTTGGGGGATTGGACGTCTTCCTCCTGACCATGATGGCCTATGATCGGTATGTGGCCGTCTGTCACCCTCTGCACTACATGATCATCATGAGCCCCCGGCTCTGTGGTCTCCTGGTTCTGTCATCTTTTGTTATGAGTTTCCTATATTCCCTGATGCAAAGCTTAATGGTGGAGCAGTTGTCCTTCTGTACAAAGCGGGCAATCCCCCACTTTTTCTGTGAAGCCAACTTGATGATCCAACTTGCCTGTTCTGACACCTTCATCTGTGACCTGGTGGTATATTTTGTATCAGCGGTGCTGGGTGGTGGTTCCCTTGCTGCTATTCTTTACTCTTACTCTAAGATAATGTCCTGCATAAATGGAATCTCATCAGCTCAGGGGAAGTATAAAGCATTTTCCACCTGTGCATCTCATCTCTCAGTTGTCTCCTTATTTTCTTGTTCAGTCCTGGGAGTGTACCTTACCTCTGCTGATACCCACAGCTCACACTCAAGTGTGATCGCCTCGGTGATGTACAGTGTGGTCACACCCATGCTGAATCCCTTCATGTACAGTCTCAggaataaagacattaaaaaagctTTGAAAATAATTGGGAAGTAA
- the LOC133061617 gene encoding olfactory receptor 7A10-like, translating to MYLITVFGNLLIILAIISDSHLHTPMYFFLSNLSFVDICFISTTIPKMLLNIITQTKVITYEDCLTQMYFFLLFVQLDNFLLTVMSYDRLIAICHPLHYTVIMNPVLCGLLVLISWLIVVSLFYCTGLGVYLSSAATHSSHSSATASVMYTVVTPMLNPFIYSLRNKDIKRSLRRFFGMATIKGPIVLGLRKCQLLQHSKH from the exons ATGTACCTGATCACTGTGTTTGGAAACCTGCTCATCATCCTGGCCATCATCTCAGattcccacctccacacccccatgtacttcttcctctccaacctgtccTTTGTAGACATCTGTTTTATCTCCACCACCATCCCAAAGATGCTGCTGAATATAATAACTCAAACCAAAGTCATTACCTATGAAGACTGCCTCACCCAGATGTATTTTTTCCTACTCTTTGTACAGTTGGACAACTTCCTTCTGACTGTGATGTCCTATGACCGCCTCATAgccatctgccacccccttcACTACACAGTCATCATGAACCCTGTTCTCTGTGGACTGCTGGTACTGATATCATGGCTAATAG TTGTCTCCTTGTTTTATTGTACAGGCTTAGGAGTGTACCTTAGCTCTGCTGCTACCCACAGCTCACACTCAAGTGCAACAGCCTCGGTGATGTACACTGTGGTcacacccatgctgaaccccttcatctacagcctgagaaataaagacataaagagaTCTCTAAGAAGATTCTTCGGGATGGCAACTATAAAAGGGCCAAttgtcctggggctgaggaagtgTCAGTTATTACAGCACTCAAAGCATTAG
- the LOC133061615 gene encoding olfactory receptor 7A10-like yields the protein MQASFPLSFVGPELQSPLLTIQEEFGPSPSDLPLRLPNQSLHLPYGTSNNTQVSGFLLQGLSKEPELQPLIFGLFLSMYLITVFGNLLIILAVSSDSHLHTPMYFFLSNLSFADICFISTTIPKMLWNIQTHSKGMTYEGCIIQMHFFLLFGGLDALLLTVMAYDRYVAICHPLHYMVIMSPQLCGLLLLSSYIVSFLYSLLQSLMVVQLSFCTNNEIPHFFCETSQVALLACSDTFICDMVMYFAGVLIGGGSFTCILYSYSQIVSSVCGISSAQGKYKAFSTCASHLSVVSLFYCSALGVYAASADTHSSHSSAITSVMYTVVTPMLNPFIYSLRNNDIKGALKILFTKETIKEIIDLVLKNCC from the exons ATGCAAGCCTCCTTTCCACTGTCTTTTGTGGGACCAGAGCTTCAGTCTCCATTATTAACCATCCAGGAGGAGTTTGgaccttctccaagtgatcttcctctCAGACTTCCCAACCAG tcatTACATCTACCTTATGGAACCAGTAATAACACACAGGTTTCAGGATTTCTTCTTCAGGGATTATCAAAGGAACCAGAACTGCAGCCCCTCATCTTTGGGCTTTTCCTCTCCATGTACCTGATCACTGTGTTTGGAAACCTGCTCATCATCCTGGCTGTCAGCTCagactcccacctccacacccccatgtacttcttcctctccaacttGTCCTTTGCAGACATCTGCTTCATCTCCACCACCATCCCAAAGATGCTGTGGAACATCCAGACTCACAGCAAAGGCATGACCTATGAAGGCTGCATCATCCAGATGCATTTTTTCTTACTGTTTGGGGGACTGGATGCCCTTCTCCTgactgtgatggcctatgaccggtaTGTGGCCATCTGTCACCCCCTGCACTACATGGTCATCATGAGCCCCCAGCTCTGTGGTCTCCTGCTTCTGTCATCGTACATTGTGAGTTTCCTGTATTCCTTGCTACAGAGCCTAATGGTGGTGCAGCTGTCCTTCTGCACAAACAATGAAATCCCCCACTTCTTCTGTGAAACCAGCCAGGTTGCCCTCCTTGCCTGCTCTGACACCTTCATCTGTGACATGGTGATGTATTTTGCAGGAGTGCTGATCGGTGGTGGTTCCTTCACGTGCATTCTTTACTCTTACTCTCAGATAGTCTCCTCTGTATGTGGAATCTCATCAGCCCAGGGGAAGTATAAAGCATTTTCCACCTGTGCATCTCACCTCTCAGTTGTCTCCTTATTTTACTGTTCAGCCCTAGGAGTGTACGCTGCTTCTGCTGATACCCACAGCTCACATTCAAGTGCAATCACCTCGGTGATGTACACCGTGGTCACACCCATGCTGAACCCTTTCATCTACAGTCTCAGGAATAATGACATAAAAGGAGCTCTGAAAATATTatttacaaaggaaactataaaagaGATCATTGACTTGGTGTTGAAGAACTGCTGTTGA